The proteins below are encoded in one region of Rhodospirillaceae bacterium:
- a CDS encoding NAD(P)/FAD-dependent oxidoreductase — protein sequence MTEAPPSALPDPGAPEADAADLDTLIVGAGFAGLYLLHRLRGAGFRARVYEAGGGVGGTWYWNRYPGARCDVESMSYSYQFDEALQQEWGWTERYAVQPDILRYANHVVDRFALWPDIRFDTRVAAAHWDEAAGLWRVRLEPAGGAPEWVTARFCIMATGCLSTANLPDIPGRDSFRGATYHTGRWPHEEVDFTGLRVAVIGTGSSAIQSIPAIAQQAAQLTVFQRTANYSVPAQNRPLGAAEVAAVKSDYRALREEAKTRFGCFLVDLPRPSALADSPEARTAEFERRWETGGLTFMASYEDLLYDAAANETAADFVRAKIRETVDDPETARKLMPTNVIGCKRLCVDTGYFETYNRPNVRLIDINERPIRAIVEAGVAIGDAESGGETGGEEIAADAIVFATGFDAMTGTLKRIDIRGRGGLALREAWEAGPRSYLGLAVNGFPNLFTITGPGSPSVLTNMMPSIEQHVEWVSDCIEALRGRGAGVIEAERAAQDAWVAHVNELADASLRSTCSSWYVGANIPGKPRVFMPYIGGYPAYAARCAEIAAAGYEGFAIR from the coding sequence ATGACCGAGGCTCCTCCTTCCGCCTTGCCCGATCCCGGCGCTCCCGAGGCCGATGCCGCCGATCTCGACACGTTGATCGTCGGCGCCGGGTTTGCCGGCCTGTATCTGCTGCACCGGCTGCGCGGCGCCGGCTTCCGGGCGCGGGTCTACGAGGCCGGCGGCGGGGTCGGCGGCACCTGGTACTGGAACCGCTATCCCGGCGCGCGCTGCGACGTCGAGAGCATGTCCTACTCCTACCAGTTCGACGAGGCGCTGCAGCAGGAGTGGGGGTGGACCGAGCGCTACGCCGTCCAGCCGGACATCCTGCGCTACGCCAACCATGTCGTCGACCGCTTCGCCCTGTGGCCGGACATACGCTTCGACACCCGCGTCGCGGCGGCGCACTGGGACGAGGCCGCCGGGCTGTGGCGGGTCCGACTGGAGCCGGCGGGCGGCGCGCCGGAGTGGGTGACGGCGCGCTTCTGCATCATGGCGACCGGCTGCCTCTCGACCGCCAACCTGCCGGACATACCGGGCCGCGACAGCTTTCGCGGCGCGACCTACCACACCGGGCGCTGGCCGCACGAAGAGGTCGACTTCACCGGCCTGCGCGTCGCCGTGATCGGCACCGGCTCCTCGGCCATCCAGTCGATTCCGGCGATCGCGCAGCAGGCCGCGCAGCTCACCGTGTTCCAGCGCACGGCGAACTATTCCGTCCCGGCGCAGAACCGTCCGCTCGGCGCGGCGGAGGTCGCCGCCGTCAAGTCCGACTACCGGGCGCTGCGCGAGGAGGCCAAGACGCGCTTCGGCTGCTTCCTGGTCGACCTGCCCCGGCCGTCGGCGCTGGCCGACAGCCCGGAGGCGCGGACCGCCGAATTCGAGCGGCGCTGGGAGACCGGCGGGCTCACCTTCATGGCGAGCTACGAGGATCTGCTGTACGACGCGGCGGCCAACGAAACCGCGGCCGACTTCGTGCGCGCCAAGATCCGCGAGACTGTCGACGACCCCGAGACGGCGCGCAAGCTGATGCCGACCAACGTGATCGGCTGCAAACGGCTGTGCGTCGATACCGGCTATTTCGAGACCTACAACCGGCCCAACGTGCGCCTGATCGATATCAACGAGCGGCCGATCCGGGCGATCGTCGAAGCCGGCGTGGCGATCGGGGATGCGGAAAGCGGCGGCGAGACCGGCGGCGAGGAGATCGCGGCCGACGCCATTGTCTTCGCCACCGGCTTCGACGCCATGACCGGCACGCTCAAGCGCATCGACATCCGCGGCCGCGGCGGCCTGGCCCTGCGCGAGGCCTGGGAGGCCGGGCCGCGCAGCTATCTCGGGCTGGCGGTCAACGGCTTCCCGAACCTGTTCACCATCACCGGGCCGGGCAGCCCCTCGGTGCTGACCAACATGATGCCGTCGATCGAGCAACATGTCGAATGGGTGTCGGACTGCATCGAAGCCCTGCGCGGCCGCGGCGCCGGCGTCATCGAGGCCGAGCGCGCCGCCCAGGATGCCTGGGTCGCGCATGTCAACGAGCTGGCCGACGCCTCCCTGCGCTCGACCTGCTCGTCCTGGTATGTCGGCGCCAACATCCCCGGCAAACCGCGGGTCTTCATGCCCTATATCGGCGGCTACCCCGCCTACGCCGCCCGCTGCGCCGAAATCGCCGCCGCGGGGTATGAGGGGTTTGCGATTAGGTAG
- a CDS encoding nuclear transport factor 2 family protein, which yields MNQTEAEKIVRQAEAVYRRRDIEATMALYTDDAVIVWNGREVARGADAVRAFHERFYDPSICNVQLDKTLIAASGDWIAVEWTAGWDNPDGTKARQIAGEHWKMRGDKLCEWRAFVSTKRVG from the coding sequence GTGAATCAGACAGAAGCCGAAAAGATCGTGCGCCAGGCCGAGGCGGTGTACCGCCGGCGCGATATTGAGGCGACGATGGCGCTGTATACCGACGATGCGGTGATCGTCTGGAACGGCCGCGAGGTCGCGCGCGGCGCCGACGCGGTGCGCGCCTTCCACGAGCGCTTTTACGATCCGTCGATCTGCAACGTGCAGCTCGACAAGACGCTGATCGCGGCGAGCGGCGACTGGATCGCCGTCGAATGGACCGCGGGCTGGGACAATCCCGACGGCACGAAGGCGCGCCAGATCGCCGGCGAGCACTGGAAGATGCGCGGCGACAAATTGTGCGAATGGCGCGCCTTCGTCTCGACCAAACGGGTCGGCTGA
- a CDS encoding 2-oxoacid:ferredoxin oxidoreductase subunit beta, whose amino-acid sequence MNIQTPASLSPKDYATDQEVRWCPGCGDYAILKAVQKAMADIGADPANTVFVSGIGCAARFPYYMETYGFHTIHGRAPSFATGIKLANPDLDVWVVGGDGDGLSIGGNHTLHAIRRNVDISYLLFNNEIYGLTKGQYSPTSRLGTRSPSTPHGSIDSPVDALSFALGVNARFVARGIDRRQDHLPGLLARAHAHKGCSFVEIIQNCIVYNDGVFEHFTEKEVKADMQLEAEHGKPLLFGKDREKGLRMNRHTLELEVVTLGDDGVREEDIIVHDETNRTIGGALARLKPPDFPVAIGVLYCSPAEQSYERAVRSQNRAIADKAPTRGDMNALLHRGATWDVAA is encoded by the coding sequence ATGAACATTCAGACCCCCGCGAGCCTGTCCCCCAAGGACTACGCCACCGACCAGGAGGTGCGCTGGTGCCCCGGCTGCGGCGACTACGCCATCCTGAAGGCGGTGCAGAAGGCGATGGCCGATATCGGCGCCGATCCGGCGAACACCGTGTTCGTCTCGGGCATCGGCTGCGCCGCGCGATTTCCCTACTACATGGAAACCTACGGCTTCCACACGATCCACGGAAGGGCGCCCAGCTTCGCGACCGGGATCAAGCTTGCCAACCCGGACCTCGACGTCTGGGTCGTCGGCGGCGACGGCGACGGGCTGTCGATCGGCGGCAACCACACGCTGCACGCCATCCGCCGCAACGTCGATATCAGCTACCTGCTGTTCAACAACGAGATCTACGGCCTGACCAAGGGCCAGTATTCGCCGACCTCGCGGCTCGGCACCCGCTCGCCGTCGACACCCCACGGCTCGATCGATTCGCCGGTCGATGCGCTGAGCTTCGCGCTCGGCGTCAACGCCCGCTTCGTGGCCCGCGGCATCGACCGGCGGCAGGACCACCTGCCCGGCCTGCTGGCCCGAGCCCACGCCCACAAGGGCTGCTCCTTCGTCGAGATCATCCAGAACTGCATCGTCTACAACGACGGCGTGTTCGAGCATTTCACCGAGAAGGAGGTGAAGGCGGACATGCAGCTCGAGGCCGAGCACGGCAAGCCGCTGCTGTTCGGCAAGGACCGGGAAAAGGGCCTGCGCATGAACCGCCACACGCTGGAACTGGAGGTCGTGACGCTGGGCGACGACGGCGTGCGCGAGGAGGATATCATCGTCCACGACGAGACCAACCGGACGATCGGCGGTGCGCTCGCCCGCCTCAAGCCGCCGGACTTCCCGGTCGCCATCGGCGTGCTCTATTGCAGCCCGGCAGAGCAGAGCTACGAGCGCGCCGTCCGCTCGCAGAATCGCGCGATCGCCGACAAGGCGCCGACCCGGGGCGACATGAACGCCCTGCTGCACCGCGGCGCAACCTGGGATGTCGCGGCGTAG
- a CDS encoding 2-oxoacid:acceptor oxidoreductase subunit alpha, which yields MDGGSVVSDEAGNELESAVVRFAGDSGDGMQLTGTQFTQATAMARNDLATFPDFPAEIRAPAGTTFGVSAFQIHFGSRTIRTSGDAVDVLVAMNPAALKTNLGDLRNGGLVIVDTGAFTARNLSKAGFGENPLEDGSLEGYRKLEVDMTRMTVEAVKPFGLGNKDAQRCKNMWALGLVDWLFGRDRSINEEWLKQKFARKPDIAGANIAALNAGHAFGETADMAREFGSFVVPPADIAPGTYRALTGAEGVAMGLVAGARLAGLPLLFTGYPITPASALLHLLAPLKDYGVTTFQAEDEIAAVCAAIGGSYAGALGVTSSSGPGIALKTEAVGLAIATELPLIIVNSQRGGPSTGLPTKTEQSDLYQAVYGRNADAPLAVVACHSPGDAYFAAIEACRLAVKYMTPVMFLTDGYIANAAEPWLIPDFDDHEPFPVTFRTDPEGYQVYARDPETLARDWVKPGTPGLLHRIGGIEKHHLTGDISYDADNHQKMTDNRRNKILGIAGDIPDQAVDQGREGGRIAVVGWGSTHGPIGRAVSNMRARGHDVSHIHIRHIWPMPPNLGDLLKSYETILVPEMNTGQLVTVLRAEYLVDAKPLNKVNGKPFRIVEIEEALKAWL from the coding sequence ATGGATGGCGGCTCGGTCGTATCGGACGAAGCCGGTAACGAACTCGAAAGCGCGGTCGTCCGTTTCGCCGGCGATTCGGGCGACGGCATGCAGCTCACCGGCACCCAGTTCACGCAGGCCACCGCGATGGCCCGCAACGATCTCGCAACCTTCCCGGACTTTCCGGCCGAGATCCGCGCCCCCGCCGGGACGACCTTCGGCGTCTCGGCCTTCCAGATCCATTTCGGGTCGCGCACGATCCGGACCTCGGGCGACGCGGTCGACGTTCTGGTCGCCATGAATCCGGCGGCGCTCAAGACCAACCTGGGCGACCTGCGCAACGGCGGGCTGGTCATCGTCGATACCGGCGCCTTCACGGCGCGCAACCTGAGCAAGGCCGGCTTTGGGGAAAATCCGCTGGAGGACGGCTCCCTCGAAGGCTACCGCAAGCTCGAAGTCGACATGACCCGCATGACGGTCGAGGCGGTCAAGCCGTTCGGCCTGGGCAACAAGGATGCGCAGCGCTGCAAGAACATGTGGGCGCTCGGGCTGGTCGACTGGCTGTTCGGCCGCGACCGATCGATTAACGAAGAGTGGCTGAAGCAGAAGTTCGCCCGCAAGCCGGACATTGCCGGCGCGAACATCGCGGCGCTCAATGCCGGACACGCCTTCGGCGAAACCGCCGACATGGCGCGCGAATTCGGCAGTTTCGTGGTGCCGCCGGCCGATATCGCGCCGGGCACCTACCGGGCGCTGACCGGCGCGGAGGGCGTGGCCATGGGCCTGGTCGCCGGTGCCCGGCTGGCCGGCCTGCCGCTGCTGTTCACCGGCTATCCGATCACGCCGGCCTCGGCGCTGCTGCATCTGCTGGCGCCGCTCAAGGACTACGGCGTCACGACCTTCCAGGCCGAGGACGAGATCGCGGCGGTGTGCGCGGCGATCGGCGGCTCCTATGCCGGTGCGCTCGGCGTCACCTCCAGCTCGGGCCCCGGCATCGCGCTCAAGACCGAAGCCGTCGGCCTGGCGATCGCCACCGAACTGCCGCTGATCATCGTCAATTCCCAGCGCGGCGGCCCCTCGACCGGCCTGCCGACCAAGACCGAGCAGTCGGACCTCTATCAGGCGGTCTACGGCCGCAACGCGGATGCGCCGCTCGCCGTGGTCGCCTGCCATTCGCCGGGCGATGCCTATTTCGCCGCCATCGAGGCCTGCCGCCTCGCGGTCAAGTACATGACGCCGGTGATGTTCCTGACCGACGGCTATATCGCCAACGCCGCCGAACCCTGGCTGATCCCGGATTTCGACGACCATGAACCGTTTCCGGTGACCTTCCGCACCGATCCGGAGGGCTACCAGGTCTATGCGCGCGATCCGGAAACCCTGGCCCGCGACTGGGTCAAGCCCGGCACGCCCGGCCTGCTGCACCGGATCGGCGGCATCGAGAAGCATCATCTGACCGGCGACATCTCCTACGATGCCGACAACCACCAGAAGATGACCGACAACCGCCGGAACAAGATTCTCGGCATCGCCGGGGACATTCCGGACCAGGCGGTCGACCAGGGCCGGGAAGGCGGCAGGATCGCGGTCGTCGGGTGGGGTTCGACCCACGGGCCGATCGGCCGGGCCGTCTCCAACATGCGCGCCCGGGGCCACGACGTGTCCCACATCCACATCCGCCATATCTGGCCGATGCCGCCCAATCTGGGCGACCTGCTGAAGAGCTACGAGACGATCCTCGTGCCGGAGATGAACACCGGCCAGTTGGTGACCGTGCTGCGCGCCGAATATCTCGTCGATGCCAAACCGCTGAACAAGGTGAACGGCAAGCCGTTCCGCATCGTCGAAATCGAAGAGGCGCTGAAAGCCTGGCTCTAG
- a CDS encoding FAD-dependent oxidoreductase, with amino-acid sequence MTLRVAIVGSGPSGFYTADSLLRSVEAVEIDFIEKLPTPYGLIRGGVAPDHAKTKNVARSYEKTAGDPRVRYYGNVTLGTDIGLDALRGMYDAVVLATGAAIDRSLGIPGDDKAGVLGVAAFVGWYNGHPDFRDLDPPLDTGTVAVIGVGNVAVDVARVLTKTPDEMAATDLTDYAAAAIHAAPIRDVYMFGRRAAHHAKFSNVELREMGQLEDSAPVLDPAEVPEDVPEETAATMSDRDLRMIRRNLATLRDFSGMEPGGRAKRVHFRFCASPVEILGGARVEGIRMERTRIEDGRAVGTGETFDIACGLVIPAIGYFSEPVDGVPFDGGRSRNSDGRIEPGLYAVGWIKRGPSGVIGSNKPDGATAAEQIAGDCGNGSGKPGRQALEKHLQAHNIRYVPFDDWKRIEAAEEAAATPPAPRRKFGRVPEMLAVLDRPAAGAEN; translated from the coding sequence ATGACGCTCCGCGTCGCGATCGTCGGCTCCGGGCCGAGCGGATTTTACACGGCCGATTCCCTGCTGCGCTCGGTGGAAGCGGTCGAGATCGACTTCATCGAGAAGCTGCCGACGCCCTACGGGCTGATCCGTGGCGGCGTGGCGCCGGACCATGCCAAGACCAAGAACGTCGCGCGGTCCTACGAGAAGACGGCGGGCGACCCGCGGGTCCGCTATTACGGCAACGTCACGCTCGGCACAGATATCGGCCTCGATGCGCTGCGCGGCATGTACGACGCCGTTGTCCTGGCGACCGGCGCCGCCATCGACCGCAGCCTCGGCATCCCCGGCGACGACAAGGCCGGCGTGCTCGGCGTCGCCGCCTTCGTCGGCTGGTACAACGGCCATCCGGATTTCCGCGATCTCGACCCGCCGCTCGATACCGGGACGGTCGCCGTGATCGGAGTCGGCAATGTCGCCGTCGACGTCGCCCGGGTGCTGACCAAGACGCCGGATGAAATGGCGGCGACCGACCTCACCGACTATGCCGCCGCGGCGATCCATGCCGCGCCGATCCGCGACGTCTACATGTTCGGCCGGCGCGCCGCCCACCACGCCAAGTTCAGCAATGTCGAGCTGCGCGAGATGGGCCAGCTGGAGGACAGCGCGCCGGTCCTCGACCCGGCCGAGGTGCCGGAGGACGTGCCGGAGGAAACCGCCGCGACGATGAGCGACCGCGACCTGCGCATGATCCGGCGCAACCTGGCGACGCTGCGCGACTTCTCGGGCATGGAGCCCGGCGGCCGGGCCAAGCGGGTGCATTTCCGCTTCTGCGCCAGCCCGGTCGAGATCCTCGGCGGCGCGCGGGTCGAGGGCATCCGGATGGAGCGGACGCGGATCGAGGACGGAAGGGCGGTCGGCACCGGCGAGACCTTCGACATCGCCTGCGGGCTGGTGATCCCGGCGATCGGCTACTTTTCCGAGCCGGTCGACGGCGTGCCCTTCGACGGCGGCCGGAGCCGCAACAGCGATGGGCGGATCGAGCCCGGCCTCTATGCGGTCGGCTGGATCAAGCGCGGCCCGTCCGGCGTGATCGGCTCCAACAAGCCGGACGGCGCGACCGCGGCGGAGCAGATCGCCGGCGATTGCGGCAACGGGTCCGGCAAGCCCGGCCGCCAGGCGCTGGAAAAGCATCTGCAAGCCCACAATATCCGCTATGTGCCATTCGACGACTGGAAGCGGATCGAGGCCGCCGAGGAAGCCGCCGCAACCCCGCCGGCACCGCGCCGCAAGTTCGGCCGGGTACCGGAAATGCTGGCCGTGCTGGATCGACCGGCGGCCGGCGCGGAAAATTGA
- a CDS encoding usg protein, translated as MGTELGSRSPPAAPGLLRQLQGHRLTTAEIIYRLPDHPALLQTYVWQGLDIAPRFPKLGRFLCFWEENLEGALHVVRVASRQLVRPAEFRFVDGVLRLN; from the coding sequence ATGGGCACCGAACTGGGATCGCGCAGCCCGCCGGCCGCGCCGGGCCTGCTGCGACAGTTGCAGGGGCACCGGCTGACCACCGCCGAGATCATCTACCGCCTGCCCGATCATCCCGCCCTGTTGCAGACCTATGTCTGGCAGGGCCTGGACATCGCGCCGCGCTTCCCGAAGCTGGGCCGGTTCCTGTGCTTCTGGGAGGAGAATCTGGAGGGCGCGCTGCATGTCGTGCGCGTCGCGTCCCGGCAGCTGGTCCGGCCGGCGGAATTCCGCTTCGTCGACGGCGTGCTCCGGCTGAACTGA
- the boxB gene encoding benzoyl-CoA 2,3-epoxidase subunit BoxB: MSINYAEKIPNNVDLSADRQLQRALERWQPAFLNWWGEMGPDGDFQARDVYLRTATSVDAKGWATYGHVKMPDYRWGIFLADKTEDRTIGFGDSFGQPVWQQVPGEFRSDLRRLIVTQGDTEPASVEQQRMLAYTCPSLYDMRNLFQVNVEEGRHLWAMVYLLHAHFGRDGREEAEDLLERHSGDVNNPRILTTFNEPIDDWMSFFSFTYFTDRDGKFQLKMLAESAFDPLSRTCRFMLTEEAHHMFVGETGLGRVIRRALEVMQELNTDDPQRIRDHGAIDLGLVQKYINYWYSSSLDLFGADRSTNAAAYFANGLKGRPDEDRFEDHLEADTLYRIEEPTEDGAGVREIEIPTRNAMNLVARKGYSNDCDIGITRWNRMIRKAGVDLQFSLPSDRFRRTVGPFAGFHFAPDGTPVSKEAYESRINDWIPSEADRTHIKSLMKQVTAPGRMAGWIAPPDRGINNNPVDYEYVRL, from the coding sequence ATGTCGATCAACTACGCCGAGAAGATTCCCAACAACGTCGACCTGAGCGCCGACCGCCAGCTCCAGCGCGCGCTGGAGCGCTGGCAGCCTGCCTTCCTGAACTGGTGGGGCGAGATGGGCCCGGACGGCGATTTCCAGGCCCGGGACGTCTACCTGCGCACGGCGACCTCGGTCGACGCCAAGGGCTGGGCGACCTACGGCCACGTCAAGATGCCGGACTACCGCTGGGGCATCTTCCTGGCCGACAAGACGGAGGACCGCACCATCGGCTTCGGCGACAGTTTCGGCCAGCCGGTGTGGCAGCAGGTGCCGGGCGAGTTCCGCTCCGATCTGCGCCGCCTGATCGTCACCCAGGGCGATACCGAGCCTGCTTCAGTCGAACAGCAGCGCATGCTCGCCTACACCTGCCCGTCGCTCTACGACATGCGCAACCTGTTCCAGGTCAACGTCGAGGAAGGCCGGCACCTCTGGGCCATGGTTTACCTGCTGCACGCCCATTTCGGCCGCGACGGACGCGAGGAGGCCGAAGACCTGCTGGAGCGCCATTCCGGCGACGTCAACAACCCGCGCATCCTGACGACCTTCAACGAGCCGATCGACGACTGGATGTCGTTCTTCAGCTTCACCTACTTCACCGACCGGGACGGCAAGTTCCAGCTCAAGATGCTGGCCGAGAGCGCCTTCGATCCGCTGTCGCGCACCTGCCGCTTCATGCTGACCGAGGAAGCCCACCACATGTTCGTCGGCGAGACCGGCCTCGGCCGGGTCATCCGGCGGGCGCTGGAGGTCATGCAGGAGTTGAACACCGACGACCCGCAGCGCATCCGCGACCACGGCGCGATCGATCTCGGCCTGGTCCAGAAATACATCAACTACTGGTACTCCTCCTCCCTCGACCTGTTCGGCGCCGACCGCTCGACCAACGCCGCGGCCTATTTCGCCAACGGCCTCAAGGGCCGGCCGGACGAGGACCGGTTCGAGGACCATCTGGAAGCCGACACGCTCTACCGCATCGAGGAGCCGACCGAGGACGGCGCCGGCGTGCGGGAAATCGAAATCCCGACGCGCAACGCCATGAACCTGGTCGCCCGCAAGGGCTATTCCAATGACTGCGATATCGGCATCACGCGCTGGAACCGGATGATCCGGAAGGCCGGGGTCGATCTCCAATTCAGCCTGCCGTCGGACCGCTTCCGCCGAACGGTCGGCCCCTTCGCCGGCTTCCATTTCGCGCCCGACGGCACGCCGGTCTCGAAAGAGGCCTACGAAAGCCGGATAAACGACTGGATCCCGTCGGAGGCCGACCGGACCCACATCAAGAGCCTGATGAAGCAGGTGACCGCGCCGGGCCGGATGGCCGGCTGGATTGCCCCGCCCGACCGCGGCATCAACAACAACCCGGTCGACTATGAGTATGTGAGGCTTTAG
- the boxC gene encoding 2,3-epoxybenzoyl-CoA dihydrolase: MTENIVLYDRAPGDYKHWSIDIDGDVARLTLDVAEDGGLKPGYTLKLNSYDLGVDMELSDALQRIRFEHPSVKVVVVTSGKDRVFCAGANINMLSASEHWWKVNFCKFTNETRNGLEDMSETSGLKSLAAVNGACAGGGYELALACDEIVMVNDRSSTVSLPEVPLLGVLPGTGGLTRVTDKRKVRRDLADVFCTTSEGVRADRAKAWKLIDDYAPPAAFDELVAGRAKALAARSARPDGATGVKLTPLDRRIDDDGYRYEFVDVALNSADRTATLTVRGPAGAPPATAAEIEAAGAGWWALQMTRELDDAILMLRTNNIDIGLWLLRAEGDSAAILAAGRSLLENRDNWFVNETVQYLKRTLARLDVSSRSLFAIADTGTAFAGILAELLLAADRSYMLDDQEEPENSPAILLDETNFGLFPMPNGLTRIAAHYQGDADAEADARARTGEPIGPADAADLGLVTFAPDELDWEDEVRLAIEERASLSPDALTGMEASLRFGGRETMATKVFGRLTAWQNWIFIRPNAVGDQGALKLYGTGTKPSFKWQRV; encoded by the coding sequence ATGACCGAGAACATCGTGCTGTATGACCGGGCGCCCGGCGACTACAAACACTGGTCGATCGATATCGACGGCGACGTCGCGCGGCTGACCCTGGACGTCGCCGAGGACGGCGGGCTGAAGCCCGGCTACACGCTGAAGCTGAATTCCTACGACCTTGGCGTGGACATGGAACTGTCCGACGCCCTGCAGCGCATCCGCTTCGAGCATCCGTCGGTCAAGGTGGTTGTCGTCACCAGCGGCAAGGACCGGGTGTTCTGCGCCGGCGCCAACATCAACATGCTGTCCGCGTCCGAGCACTGGTGGAAGGTGAATTTCTGCAAATTCACCAATGAAACCCGCAACGGCCTCGAGGACATGTCGGAGACCTCCGGCCTGAAATCGCTCGCGGCGGTCAACGGCGCCTGCGCCGGCGGCGGCTACGAACTGGCGCTCGCCTGCGATGAGATCGTGATGGTCAACGACCGCTCCTCCACGGTGAGCCTGCCGGAAGTGCCGTTGCTCGGCGTGCTGCCCGGCACCGGCGGCCTGACCCGGGTGACCGACAAGCGCAAGGTGCGCCGCGACCTGGCCGACGTGTTCTGCACGACTTCCGAAGGCGTGCGCGCCGACCGGGCCAAGGCGTGGAAGCTGATCGACGATTATGCGCCGCCCGCCGCGTTCGACGAACTGGTCGCCGGCCGGGCGAAGGCGCTGGCCGCGCGGTCCGCCCGCCCGGACGGCGCGACCGGCGTGAAACTGACCCCGCTGGACCGCCGGATCGACGACGACGGCTACCGCTACGAATTCGTCGACGTGGCGCTCAACTCGGCCGACCGGACCGCGACGCTGACGGTGCGCGGCCCGGCCGGCGCGCCGCCGGCGACGGCCGCGGAGATCGAGGCCGCGGGCGCCGGCTGGTGGGCCCTGCAGATGACGCGGGAACTGGACGACGCAATCCTGATGCTGCGCACCAACAACATCGACATCGGCCTGTGGCTGCTGCGCGCCGAGGGCGACTCCGCGGCGATTCTCGCGGCCGGCCGGTCGCTGCTCGAAAACCGGGACAACTGGTTCGTCAACGAGACGGTCCAGTATCTCAAGCGGACGCTGGCGCGCCTCGACGTCTCCTCGCGCAGCCTGTTCGCCATCGCGGACACCGGCACGGCCTTCGCCGGGATCCTGGCCGAACTGCTGCTCGCCGCCGACCGCTCCTACATGCTGGACGACCAGGAAGAGCCGGAGAACTCGCCGGCCATCCTGCTCGACGAAACGAATTTCGGCCTGTTCCCGATGCCGAACGGCCTGACCCGGATCGCGGCGCATTACCAGGGGGACGCTGACGCCGAGGCCGACGCCCGCGCGCGGACCGGCGAGCCCATCGGCCCCGCAGACGCCGCAGACCTGGGCCTCGTCACCTTTGCGCCGGACGAACTGGACTGGGAGGACGAGGTGCGCCTCGCGATCGAGGAGCGCGCCAGCCTGTCGCCCGACGCGCTCACCGGCATGGAGGCCAGCCTGCGCTTCGGCGGCCGGGAAACCATGGCCACCAAGGTGTTCGGCCGGCTGACCGCCTGGCAGAACTGGATCTTCATCCGGCCCAACGCGGTCGGCGACCAGGGCGCGCTCAAGCTCTACGGCACCGGCACCAAACCCAGCTTCAAATGGCAGCGCGTGTAA
- a CDS encoding helix-turn-helix transcriptional regulator, which produces MDISAQSSDARPDPEAQDRTTPDVFLTQLGERVRAARARRGMSRRILSRASGVSERYLAQLEAGKGNISIALLRNVAGAMSVPLADLVREGAERPVDLTLLIRKLERLQPDDLAHANRLLTDALGLGKRADRMDRIALTGLRGAGKSTLGAALAQRQGVPFIEMAREVERTAGMPVDQIFDLSGQAAYRRYERRALEDALAAHAECVIATGGSIVSEPETYERLLEECFTVWLQATPEDHMRRVREQGDTRPMENSGEAMADLERILETRHALYARADVTLDTSHRSAEAALNALGLALNDARRNIE; this is translated from the coding sequence ATGGATATTTCCGCTCAATCCTCCGACGCCCGGCCCGACCCGGAAGCGCAGGACCGCACGACGCCGGACGTTTTCCTGACGCAGCTGGGCGAGCGCGTCCGGGCGGCCCGCGCGCGCCGCGGCATGTCGCGCCGGATCCTGTCCCGCGCCTCGGGCGTGTCGGAACGCTATCTGGCCCAGCTCGAGGCCGGCAAGGGCAATATTTCGATCGCCCTGCTGCGCAACGTCGCCGGCGCGATGAGTGTGCCGCTGGCCGACCTGGTGCGCGAGGGCGCCGAACGGCCGGTCGACCTGACGTTGCTCATTCGCAAGCTGGAACGCCTGCAACCCGATGACCTGGCGCACGCCAACCGCCTGCTGACCGATGCGCTCGGCCTTGGCAAGCGGGCGGACCGGATGGACCGGATCGCGCTGACCGGCCTGCGCGGCGCCGGCAAATCGACGCTCGGCGCGGCGCTGGCGCAGCGCCAGGGCGTGCCCTTTATCGAAATGGCGCGCGAGGTTGAGCGAACAGCCGGCATGCCGGTCGACCAGATATTCGACCTGTCCGGCCAGGCCGCCTATCGCCGCTACGAGCGCCGGGCGCTCGAAGATGCGCTGGCGGCGCATGCCGAATGCGTGATCGCGACCGGCGGCAGCATCGTTTCGGAGCCGGAAACCTACGAGCGGCTGCTCGAGGAATGTTTCACCGTCTGGCTGCAGGCGACGCCGGAGGACCATATGCGCCGGGTGCGCGAACAGGGCGACACCCGCCCGATGGAGAACAGCGGCGAGGCGATGGCCGATCTGGAGCGCATCCTCGAGACGCGGCACGCCCTCTACGCGCGGGCGGATGTCACGCTCGACACCTCGCACCGTTCGGCGGAAGCGGCGTTGAACGCCCTTGGCCTGGCGCTGAACGATGCGCGACGAAACATCGAATAA